The genomic interval TGTCACTGGGCTTGTCAGACATGGtgtgaggtcctctttaaatactatTCTTACAGCTCCAAGATcaaacaaggaaaaaaaatatttcctaagATTCTTAATGAATATTGTTCCCTACGGATTACTCATTACAATAGTTGACGTTGCAGTATGGAAACATTTCTGTTGCGTGCCGtggttctttttttctttcctgaCCATGTAGTCAGATAAACATCTGAGCGATTTTGTCTGGAAGTTTCCACAGTGAAAACTTCCCATAGTATACTTAATTGTTGAGGATTATTTTTAGCTCGGCTTTTGACCTCTGTTTAGTTGCAGAATCCTACAACATCTGGGAGGCGGCCGAGTACAATATAAAAGGATCCATATCTCCATCCATGGCTTCATATGTGTCGTGTGGACTAATGGTGTTTGTGATATTAATATTAATGGCCCTGTGCATTTTCTTAATGGAATGGGTTTGGGCTTCATAGAAACGGTGGTCTTAAAGTGTTGTGTAGTATACAGGGGCCTTGTAATCCCTTTCCACAAATGGACATATCACTACGTAGTAATTGTGGTCTGGAGCAAAAAGAATCCGCGTCTTAGAAACATCTTGGCTGGACTCTTGTGACAGGGAAGAAAGACATCTCCGATACTACCTGTTTGACTTTAGATGGGACTGCTacatctgagggtaagttcacactgggtattttggtcaggattttaaagggattctaccattaaactaccttttttttttctaatgaacacgtcgcaatagccttaagaaaggctattcgtctcctacctttagatgtgctcTCCGCCgttccgttccgtagaaataccggttttaaccgctatgtaaatgagctctccgcagcaatgagggcaggccccagcgctgaaatacCGATGagcacgtccccattgctgccagagagctctttcctgtgccgcctccttattctgcagcaactccgcccttctggcttctcttgttcttgtagttctatacaggagcatagagaggccaccccaaaatggccgccgaccagctcctgtattgaactgcaagagcggctaccccaaaatggccgccggccggctcctgtattgaactgcaagagcggctacccaaaaatggccggcggctgTATAGAACtaaaagagcaagagaagccagaacaggcgcagttgctgcagaagatggaggcggcgcaggaaagagctcttgggcagcaatggggatgcgctcatcggcctttcagcgctggggcccgccctcattgctgcgaagagctcatttgcataccggttaaaaccggtatttctatggaacggtgcggcggagaccacgtctaaaggtaggagacgaatagcctttcttaaggctatttcgacgtggtaattagaaaaaaaagtagtttaatggtagaatccctttaaggccgtatccgcctcaaaatcctgaacaaaaagtcAGTTCTCAGTTCATTCCGGctctcagaaaaaagaagcaacatgctcattctctcAGGCGGATTTGTCttgtgaagacactccctcctcccgactaggccctaatgcggagcggagtgcgcgactggacgccggtgcattgcatcggcatctaggtccagctacccgtattttggaccctAACCTGAGCCTcaatgtgaacttgccctaagtcTGACCTTTAAATTTTTTTGGGTAAATATCTtgtataatactttttttttctttactagaGCCACATGATCTACAGCTAGTCATCTCCACTATTAACATGTAATGCATGTCATTTCTATGATGAGAACAGAAATAAGCTTTCCAGGAAGCTTCCTGTGCTGGGGATTAAGATTTAACTAATTCAAAGCCAACTTGTTCCGTGGGTGTTGTGGAGTAGTGTTATTAGGTTTACTAGGGTTAGATAATACTGCAGCTGTAGGGGTTGTGTTGTATTTATTTTAGGCGTGGAGTACAGTGGAGTGGAGGactcctgttcttgtgatcagtggggatcaaAGTAATCAAACCTGCACTGACCAGACACTGACCACCCGACCCCCTTTAAAACattactaaacttttggacaactttagattttctggcagtatttgtgtcattaaagggatcctatcattggatatgctttttttctgactaacacataggaatagccttaagaaagactattcttctcctacctttagatgtcttccatgcatcgccgtttggtagaaatccaggttttcttcagtatgcaaatgagttctctcgcagcactgggggtggtcctcagtgctcaaacagcactggggcgtctccaatgctgtgagagaacactccagtgccacctctatcttcttctggaacgattCTCCCTGCGttgtcttccgtcctgggtttcaatcttctaggcatgcgcaatctgctctgccatcaggcctcgggcagagccgactgcgcatgcccgcgttcataagaaaatggtcgcttacacagcttactgtgtaagtggtcattttcttgtggccgcggaatgcgcagtcagctctgcccgaggcctagaagattgaaaccccgatagatggaagaagacacagggagagggcgttccagaagaagatggaggcggcactggagatttctctcaaagcattggggacacctccagtgctgtttgagcgctggggaccacccccagtgctgcgagagaaatcatttgcatactaaagaaaatcgggatttctatcaaatggtggcgcggagaagacatctaaagataggagagtAGCCTTTAAGAGTTAGAGAAAAATGttatccaatgataagatccctttaaaaaaaatttaatatacttgattaacacattttggctcctttttgtgaaatcctgcatctctttattcttccccTTGTTTCTCTATTGTCTGTCTATTCTCAGAATACAGGCTATGTGAAATGACAAGGAAATGAAGGAGGGGGACAGTCATTTCCAAAGggtatatctcaggcattataaaattTACAGGCGCTTACAAAAATCCCAATCCGAACTATGTTTTCAACCAGTGGTATCTCATCCTATTGGTAAAGCTGCAAGAGATTCTCCTCTTTTATATGACATCAAAAGTAAGTTCTAATGCCTGAAATATGAGAGCCATTCGAAGTGACCATCTCTCATCCATGTCACACAGCCCATAGACTGAACACCATGAGAAGCAGGGAACagatctcaatagagaagcaagggaagtAATAAAGAGAGGCagggtttcacagaaaggagccaatatTTGATGATAAAGTATATTAAATGactcaaatactgccagaaaatcaaaagtttactTACATTCTAACTTAAATACTTCGACATCTCATCTGTGAGTCATGTTTGCTGCGAGTACACTTCTCTACTATTGGTCTGCAAACTTACACGCAGAGAAAATAAGAACAAAAGTATTACGAAAGTACGAGCGGATGGGCACGTAGTAGCAATGTTGGTCATTGCAAACAAAAGTTCCTCTCTTTGCCTGGCTCCTGGCGATGTGAATGATGGCAACGTACAATACGCTGATCGCCAATATTGGAGTGATAATACCGCCACTAAATAACATCATGCTATAGGGCATGGTGGTCGCGTTGAGTGAAGGCAAACACGCATAGACATCTTCATTAAAGCTGTAATCTCCAAAACCCATGAAAGGTAAAGCAGCCACAAGGATGGCATAAATCCACAGAAAACTCAAGATAATCCAAATACGTCTCTTGGTGACTATTTGTGCGTAACGTAGAGGGAAACAGATTTCCGTAAATTTGTCCACGGTCGTCCACGCCAGGGAGTTTAGTGACGCCAGCTGTAGTAAGACCATTGTGAATCCTACCAGCTTACAGGCAATGCCGTAGTTCAAGAAGGTGCTACCTCCTAAGATGCTGAAAATTGCAACGGAGGTGACACTTATTCCAAACATCATGTCGCATAGGCTGAGATTAAGCGTTAATCCCCAGGTGTCAGTGCGCAGTTTCAAGTGTGACACAAACAGGAGAAGCAGGGTGAGGTTTGCACTGAGGGCACCAATACTCGTGCAGATGATAAGTGTCGCATAGATAAGCAGCTCGGGTGACATCTTCCCCCAGAAGAAGCCGCTGAGGATTCTTTATTTCAGGGTTTGTGTCCACGCGTTGTCACCATCTCACCTGTGATATGCAAAGATGGATAAATATGTATGAGAAAAAAACTGAATTTTAATAGAATATTTTTTGTATTACTTATAAATACAATATTACCATGTACTGGAGGACACCGTGTTCAAGTTTGCGACAGTTTTATTAAAGGTGGTTtccaatatttttaaaaattagcAGAAGAGTGTAAAAGAAACAAATTAagctaaaggcgggttcacacctgacaaaaatggctcccattgacttcattgggagccgctcgcttcttttttccgctaccaaGTAGTAAGAAGAAGTGAGCTGCTCTATCTTGACGCGGAtttcgtggctgaatcagccacgccGTTTGTGGTGCAAGgctctggcccattcatttggacccaATCCAtcgtggaatgccgcgactggatgccagcgcACTGCAATGCAATGTGTACACACTCAGTTCATTTAACTCCACGTGAACTAGAGAGAGAGTAACCAGGACTAGGAGCTTTGACTGCCAGGACTGACAGTGCTGGAATTCGGGGACCATTAGAAGAGGGAGTGGGATTATTTTTATCCTTTGCTAAACGTATCTGCTACATtgcaaattataaataaataaatacattttgggaactcctttaaccccttaaggaccaggccattttttggtttcgcattttcgtttttccctcctcacatttcaagagccataactttttcatttttcagttcacagagtcacatgatggtttattgtttgcgggacaaattgtactttgtaatggcatcattcaatatgctgtgcaatgtactgggaagctggaaaaaaattcagaatgaggtgcaattggagaaaaaatgcatttgcgccattttcttatgggtttaatttttacagcattcactgtttggtacaaatgacatgttacctgtgttctacgtgtcagtacgaacgcggtgataccaaatttatatagtatttgaaatgttttgatacttttaaaaaaatgataaactttgcaaaatagaaaaaaaaaattgtgtcatcatgttctaacacctgtaactttttcatatttccatgtatggagctggttgtggtgtctttttatgcgggacaagatgacgtttctattgataccatttggggaaagatctgatggtttgatcactttttattcaattttttataggaggcaaagtgttgaaaaaaatgctttttggttgtttttattttttttgccgctacgccgttcgcagtacgggataaatgttttaatattctaatagttcgggcattttggagcgcggggatacctaatatgtttatgtttaatgttctttaattacttttatagctaatctagggaaaggggggtgatttgaacttttatattttttttatttttttaatacttttaaaaacttttttttttcttctgttacatttatgatcagaccccttaggtaccttgaaaccatagggggtctgatcgctcatactattcactgcaatactacagtactgcagtgaatagcagaatcgcagcacttctattagacgatgcctctggcctctggcatcgtctaatagatctcgggcagagacaagcctggaagccttcaataggcttccggctgtcatagcaaccgatcaccgccctcatgtgacgttcaggagggcggcgatcggggaaacatggcggcgcccatgccgcctgcgctgtttacacgctgcggtcgcgtttgaccgcagtgtgtaaagggttaacagcagcgatcggctcgggcaccgatcgctgctgttattggcaggtcctggctgtatgatacagccggcatctgccgtgtatggagcgagctcagcgtgagctcgctctatacatccccatgcgacccatgacgtacagttacgtcaagggtcgctaaggggttaagtcctggttcacatctgcgttaggtattccatttggggagtgcgCTTGGGTTACCCCCCCAaagggaataccgaacacattgacgagtggtgagcaatgaaagcacacggaccccatagactataatggggtccatgtgttttgcacgcagtgtctgcacgaatcatgcggagagcaaaatacttcatgaactactttcctctccgcatgacttgtgcggacaccacgtggaaaacacacagaccccattatagtctatggggtccgtgtgctttcatacgctgaccgcttgtcaatgcgttcggtatttgcAACAAGAGAAGTGAAGTGTTTATGGATCCAGTTGAATGTTATGGGACCCAAGTTTCCTATGTGATTGGGGCATCACCAccaccccattcacttctatggaaattTCAGAGCAATGATCTCTGAAAGTTCCACAGAAGCGGATGGAGCAGTGCTCACATATGCACACCACCACTTTATTCACAGGAGGGACTCCAGACTTACATGCTTGTAATCTTTGGGATCTAACTTATTTGAATAGGGTTTAACTCATCCTAGTACAGGAGTagacaaccttcggcactccagctgttgtaaaactacaactcccagcatgcatactggctctgctgttcttggacctcccatagaagtgaatggagcatgatgggagttgtagtttcacagcagctggagggccGAAGGTGGCTGACCCCTGTCCTAGTAGGTAACCTCATTAAGTATGATATCTAATAGAACATCATGTATCTTTGGGAACTAAGAGGCTTCCTGTATGACACGATAATGGACTGTCTATTTTACACACATTTGTTGCCGCCTGTTCAAGACATTTTGATATCTCTTGGATTCATCTGTTTACCTTGGCTGACAGGTAACAACAGAGTAAACCAGAAATCACTGATGGGACTAATGAGTGATTacagtttatttacattttaattaatATTTATTGTTTGGATGTTGACAAAGCAATTAGTTTCCTAAGAGCATAAAGTAACGAGAATGGGATCATTTAGGATCACATTGGCAATTTCCTTTCCACAAGATAGATCTGGGGGGGTGCGACACTTGGACCCCGTACAAATTAGCTCTTGTAGCAGCCTCTGGGTGCCGACATCTGCTAGTAGATGCCCAGTgtgttcaagtaataggagcagtagCCCTGTCGACTGCATAGTGGTGCTTTGGGGGCGCTATATTGCAACTCCTATTACTGCTCGTCCACTAGAAGCATCTGGCTATTGcaatagctgatctgtgaggggttCAAATGTTGGAACCCCCCAggggcaacagggtggctcattggttagcattgcagcattgcagtgctggagtcctgggtttgaatcctgccaggaacaacatctgcaaggagtttgtgtgttctccccgtgtttgtgtggatttcctcccattctacaaagacatactgatagggaaaaaaatgtatattgtgatccctatatggggctcacgatctacacaaaaaaaaaaaaaaaaaaaaaaaatgttggacccccatagatcaaaTACTGATAAACCTACCCCGACTATCAGTATCAAAAATAGATTTAGGTCCATAAACCCCTTTAGACTAATGATATTGGCTAATCACATTTTCATATGTCCTAGTTAGTGGAGTTGCGTTGGGCTTTGGCGTTGAACATGTCGGCTGCTGGGCTTCATTAGGTTTATTTTAAttgatttctattttatttatttatttttttaatctttttttatttttatttcccttCTTTGTGTGCTTTCATTAGTTCACCAAAAAGAAAAGAGGGACATGATTTATTTTTGCACATTCTGTTGTAGTCTTGTTAGACCTAGCAGTTCCGTCACTTGACAGATTTGCAAGTGTGATCGCCAGGAGCCATGCAACTGTCCCTTTTATGTATACATCCTTTACCGAGACTTTTTTGTGTACAAAAATCAAGAAGGCAAAGACAAAAACATTTCTACCATTCTCTGCTGGGAACCAAAATAAAGTccctattaccgtatatactcgagtataagccgacccgaatataagccgacccccctaattttaccacaaaaaactgggaaaacttattgacttcagtataagccgaggggggaaatgcagcagctactggaaaatttcaaaaattaaaatggtttttgggtgcagtagttgctggggaagggttgggggtgttttggttgtctgtctgccccttccctgagcttgaggactgtgttttttcccccacttggaattcagcctggctgtatatagggtatctgcagtgctcctattaaccccttcccgatggtacagcagcactgcagatcccctatattcagtagaccgggcactgtcagacacaggatacctaatgtgtttgtgtttaacagtaattttctacttctagggaaggagtgatttagaacttttaattttttttttctaaagcttattttttttcactattttattggagattctatacattgatattgcggctggtcatagacccccccccccccccccaaaaaaaataaaataaaatgtattttttttgctgactcgagtataagccaaggggggctttttcagcacaaaaattgtgctgaaaaattctgcttatactcgagtatatacagtaggtctGTACTTGTGGGCTTTTGTTGTACTATAATGTTTTATTCGTTTAAAACGTAAttacagttataaaaaaaaatcagaaatgaaTAGCACTGGTGTctataacaaactttgtaatatatcttattaaagaaatgtattttcttctccacttttcaggcacagTTATTTTCTACATATTACTCTATGAAGGGCTAGAGGACACACTCAAATAGTTACTGCTACCCTGTgttcttttaacactgctaggttgtagaccGTAGGTTGCCTTTGCACAGATTGAAGCTATAAATGAATTCACCAGCCAGCAATAACTCCCTCCTTTCTTCATAAATCCCCGTGTTTGTGAGGATAAATACAGAGACAAACCTTATGTAAAGTAGCCATGAAACTGAAGTTAAGGATCAAGAGAACTGCAAGGGAACAGATCTCTTTCATAAGAAGTTTTGTGACTTTTTCTTTTACACCACAAAATTGGCATAGAAGATTTATATCCCCCATTGTTCTTACACCTGGTACACCACAATATAAAGGCAGAATTGCGTTGTTTTGTTtgtattgggttttttttatgaaaaattaataataatttaatttaataaatttaAGGTAACTTCTAAGTTACTTAGACCAAAACTTGGCACCATTAAGAAATACAGCTCATCCTGCTAGAAGTCGTCCAAGTACAACAAcctcaataaaacaaaaaattatggcttttggGTGCTTAAGGGGTCAAAGAGAACCCCCCACCTCTCCTTTCATGTCTTGTTTATTAATATTCCtgtttttcattaaaaaacaaTCCCGGAGATGTTTTCTTATTACTTCgttccgttcctctgttattcctcttagaaatttaagaatacattgacaactgggtgtgacCAGATGGGTCTTGTCTAATCAATGCTGACGGTGTTAGACTGTGTAAGGACACCCCaggagaatggtaacacccagttgtcaatatgTTTATCCATTTCTTCACACAACAATCTCGAgttttaagaaaagatgctccagacttGTTGTTCTATGGAGAATATAAGTATTTGCTAAATcggtcatgtcaggagaggtgatggtcccTTTAAGAACTATTCTAGTAACTGGTAACATTTTCCCAAAACTCTATTTTATTAGACATTTTACAATCTTTGTAACATTATACTTCTATAGTATTGGCTGAACATTTCGATACAAAGCGTATCAGGCAGAATTGACTATATTACAGTTGTATTACATTgtctacacattatatataggtTTTCTTTTGCTATGGTGggttacacagtatacacagtacatgacACTTACAATAGACTAGACTAACATTCCTTAGACGACTATTCACATTGCAGAATATACTTTTTACTTTGGCATCAGATGTTTGCAGACTTACCAGACGGGTGGTGGATTCTTTATTGGAAAGTGCAGTTGTAGAAGAGCAGCTCGAGGAATTGTGCAGGTCTTAGACGGTGCCTGTGTGCGGATGAGTAGTAGATGTCTATGGATCAGTGATCAGATGACATGCAGCATCCTGTTTTATCCAGCGCTTGCTAGCTGACTGAGGCACACGAGTGTCTGCGCCTTAGAGACACAAACTCAAACAAACTATTCCGCCCGCTTGTACATTTTTATTGCTTGGGCATATTTAGCCAATTTCCTCCTGGCTACATTTCGAGCCGCATCATGTTGTTTAGCAACAGAGGCGATGGCGGTAATCTCACATGAGGTTTTATTGTGGTCATTATAGTTgatgtatgtcatttttttttcaggCTGTGTTAATTGGCAAAGAGATGGCGGTAATCTTCACTAATATAATAATTGCTAATGGATGTCAGGCTCAGCGGCGGTGCGGAATTGTTCAAGCCTTGACGGTGGTTACATAGACTGTTAGGTCACAAATGGAATGGATAACGTATACGtaaaaatatacaatatgtaCAAAATTCCTAATGAGAACGGACATGATAATTTAGGATTTTCTCATTCTTTCACTCTCAAGTGTTGTTACTAGTCCCAACTAGCGTAAGTTCATATGGCgatatttaatgtccgttgctgtcatccatc from Leptodactylus fuscus isolate aLepFus1 chromosome 7, aLepFus1.hap2, whole genome shotgun sequence carries:
- the LOC142214233 gene encoding adenosine receptor A3-like, producing MSPELLIYATLIICTSIGALSANLTLLLLFVSHLKLRTDTWGLTLNLSLCDMMFGISVTSVAIFSILGGSTFLNYGIACKLVGFTMVLLQLASLNSLAWTTVDKFTEICFPLRYAQIVTKRRIWIILSFLWIYAILVAALPFMGFGDYSFNEDVYACLPSLNATTMPYSMMLFSGGIITPILAISVLYVAIIHIARSQAKRGTFVCNDQHCYYVPIRSYFRNTFVLIFSAFYLLVCWLPSITISFYEIFHAHDVPPIAQMASMWLIVLTSGINPWVNSLAQRKYRKALRESWRKLKRLFQDMGSSTESPSENERHSSPQTHHCLPGHNTTSSIQT